The Microbacterium horticulturae region TGCTCCTGTTGATCCTCGGCGCGGTGCCGCTGATCATCGGATTGCGCACGACGCGCGCCATGCGTGCCGGGCACGATCACGACTGACGCCTGGGCGAACCGATCAACACACGGCGCGCCCCTGTCGACCGTCCGGTAGATTCCACTGCGGACAAGGGACGGAAGGAGCGCCGATGAGAAGACGCCGCTGGCCGAAAGTGCTGGGCATCGTCCTGGGGAGCGTGGCGGCCGTGGTGGCGTTGGTCGTCGTCGCGTTCCAGGTGAGTCCGTGGCCGAGCGTCCTCCTCCTACGCGCCGTCGGCGACGACGGCATGGGGACGGCCCGGGGCAACGAGGCGTACGTGCCCGACGGCATCCACTCCGATCTCGACCTCGTGTACCACGACGGCATGACGCTCGACGTCTTCCGCCCCGCCTCGGTGAGCGGGCCGCTGCCGACGATCGTGTGGGTGCACGGGGGCGGGTTCATCGGCGGGATCAAAGCGCCTCTGCGGCCGTACCTGAAGATCCTCGCGTCACACGGCTTCACCACCGTCAACGTCGAGTACACCCATGCTCCCGAAGCGACGTATCCGACGCCGGTGAAACAGCTCAGTGCTGCGCTGGAGTACGTTCGCGCGCACGCCGGCGAGCTCGGCGTCGACGCCGATCAGATCGTGCTGGGCGGTGACTCCGCCGGCGCACACATCGCCGGTCAGACCGCGTTGGCCATCAGCGATGCGCGCTACGCGGCAGACGCCGATCTGCCGCGTGCCATCCCCGCCACAGCGCTGCGTGGTGCGGCCCTGTTCAGCGGCCCGTTCGATCTGCGGCTGACGAACCCCGAGAACCGCCAGATGGCGTGGTTTCTCAACACGGTGCTGTGGGCGTACACCGGCACGAAGGACTTCCGCACCGATCCCGCCCTCGCCTCCGTGTCTCTGCCCGAGCACGTGACCTCGTCGTATCCGCCCACGTTCCTCTCGACAGGCCCCGCCGACCCGCTCCTGAGCCATTCGGAATCCATGGCGAAGGCGCTGGCTGCGCACGGGGTGGATGTCACGACCCTGTTCTTCGACCCGGCGACGACGCCCGACACCGTCGGCCACGAGTATGCCCTCGCGCTGGACACGCCGCAGGGCAAGCGGGCGATGGTGCAACTGGTGGCCTATCTGCGCCGGGTGACAGACGGCCCCGAACCACCGGGCGTCAGCGCCGACTGGTGAGTCACCCCACCAGGGCAGCGAGGCCGACGCCGAACAGCCCGATCAGCGTCGTGCCCACAGCGATCGCGCAGAGGGGAGCGGCGCCGCCCACGCGCGGCGTGCCCGAAGCAGCTGCGCGCTCGACGAAGGCATGATGCCGGCGCCGCGACATCCACCACATCCAGAGTGAGGCGACGACGCCCACCGCGCCCGGAATCGCCCACGCCAGTCCGCCCAGCAGCTCGGGCAGCAGCCGCATCGCCACGAGTGAGCCGACGGCGACCGACAGCCCGGTGCGCCGCCACGACAGCGTCGTGCGCTCGATCTGCAGGCCGACGTCGACCGGACCGGGTGCCGTCATCGCAGCAGCACCGCCAGCAGCACGAGCACGCCGGCCACTGCCAGCGTGACCGCCAGAGCGGCTCCGACCGGCGGGTGCGGAAGGTGTCGGGCCTCGCGCATCGCGCGCTCGGTGTACGCCCAGGCGATCCACGAGGCCAGGGGGAGCACCGCGCCGACGATGATCAGGACGAGGGATGCCGCGAGCCGCAGCTGCGGCTGCAGATCCAGTCCGAGCGCCTCGAGGGCGACACCGCCGGCGATCAGGGCGAGCGACGTGCGCGTCCACGCGAGGAACGTCCGCTCGTTGGCGAGTGAGAAGCGGGCGTCGGGTTCGGTCCCACGCGCGAACACCGCCCGTGGGAAGCGGTGACCGGGGCTGTCGGTGGGCGAGGTCATGACGTCATCGTACGGGCGACTGTGGCCGCGGCATCCCGTCTCGATAGGATGGAGTGCAACCCGTCCTTTCATCAACCGGGGGTCTCTCATGCCGGGAATCGTCATCGTCGGAGTGCAATGGGGTGACGAGGGGAAGGGCAAGGCCACTGATCTCCTCGCCGACCGCACCGACTGGGTCGTCAAGTTCAACGGCGGCAACAACGCCGGCCACACCGTGGTGGTGGGCGATGAGAAGTACGCGCTGCACCTGTTGCCCAGCGGCATCCTGACTCCCGGCGTCACCCCGGTGATCGGCAACGGCGTGGTCATCGACCTCGAGGTGCTCTTCAGCGAGCTCGAGGCGCTGACCGCCCGTGGCGTCGACGTGTCGCGGCTGAAGGTCAGCGCGAACGCGCACATCATCACGCAGTATCACCGCACCCTCGACAAGGTGACCGAGCGCTTCCTCGGCAAGCGGCAGATCGGCACGACCGGGCGCGGCATCGGCCCGACCTACGCCGACAAGATCAACCGCGTCGGCATCCGCGTGCAGGACCTCTTCGACGAGGGCATCCTGCGCCAGAAGATCGAGGGCGCGCTCGACCAGAAGAACCACCTGCTGCTGAAGGTCTACAACCGGCGCGCGATCACATGCGATGAGGTGCTCGAAGACCTTCTGTCGTACACCGAGCGACTGCGCCCGATGGTCGACGACACCGCCCTGCTGCTCGATCGAGCGCTCGACGCCGGCGACGTCGTCGTGTTCGAGGGCGGCCAGGCCACGATGCTCGACATCGACCACGGCACCTATCCGTTCGTCACGTCGTCGTCGGCCACCGCCGGGGGAGCGGCCACGGGCTCGGGTGTAGGTCCGAACCGGCTCGACCGCATCGTCGGCATCGTCAAGGCGTACACGACCCGGGTGGGCGCGGGCCCGTTCCCGACCGAGCTGTTCGACGAGTCGGGCGACTGGCTGCGCTCGCGCGGCTTCGAGTTCGGCACTACTACCGGCCGCCCGCGACGCGTGGGCTGGTACGACGCCCCGGTGACCCGATACGCGACGCGCATCAACGGCATCACCGACCTGGTGATGACCAAGCTCGACATCCTCACCGGGCTTGAGCAGATTCCCGTGTGCGTCGCCTACGACGTGGGCGGAGAGCGCTTCGACGAGGTGCCGGTCAACCAGACCGACTTCCACCACGCGACGCCGATCTACGAGTACTTCCCTGGCTGGAGCGAAGACATCTCGGGTGCCCGCACCTTCGAAGACCTGCCGCAGACCGCGCAGGACTACGTCATCGCCCTCGAGAAGATGAGCAACACGCGCATCTCGGTGATCGGTGTGGGTGCCGCGCGCGACGCCGTCGTCGTGCGCCACGACCTCGTCTGATCCAGGTCGCCGAGCGGCCGGCGGCGATGCCGCAGAAAGGGAAAACCATGCGTTTGTTCACCGGCGGCTACACCGCCGACATGGACGGTTCGGCCACCGGCATCGGCACTCTCCTGGCCGGCGGCGCGGATGACGCGCTCGCGGGCGGGCCGCTGGGCTTCGCGGGCGATGCCGCAGCCACCGGAGGTTCGCCCTCGTGGATCGCCGCACACCCGACCCTCGACGTGCTGTACGCAGCGCTCGAGGCCGACGGTGCGGTGCAGGCGTTCGCGCGCACAGGGGAGGCCTCGTTCACCCGGCTCGGCGGTCCGGTCGCCGCCGGTGATCTGACCTGCCACGTCGCGGTGGCGCCCGACGGAGCCTCGCTGCTGGCGGCGTGCTGGGGTGACGGCCGCATCGTGCGGATGCCGCTGGATGCCGCGGGCCGCC contains the following coding sequences:
- a CDS encoding alpha/beta hydrolase, producing MRRRRWPKVLGIVLGSVAAVVALVVVAFQVSPWPSVLLLRAVGDDGMGTARGNEAYVPDGIHSDLDLVYHDGMTLDVFRPASVSGPLPTIVWVHGGGFIGGIKAPLRPYLKILASHGFTTVNVEYTHAPEATYPTPVKQLSAALEYVRAHAGELGVDADQIVLGGDSAGAHIAGQTALAISDARYAADADLPRAIPATALRGAALFSGPFDLRLTNPENRQMAWFLNTVLWAYTGTKDFRTDPALASVSLPEHVTSSYPPTFLSTGPADPLLSHSESMAKALAAHGVDVTTLFFDPATTPDTVGHEYALALDTPQGKRAMVQLVAYLRRVTDGPEPPGVSADW
- a CDS encoding DUF202 domain-containing protein, with amino-acid sequence MTAPGPVDVGLQIERTTLSWRRTGLSVAVGSLVAMRLLPELLGGLAWAIPGAVGVVASLWMWWMSRRRHHAFVERAAASGTPRVGGAAPLCAIAVGTTLIGLFGVGLAALVG
- a CDS encoding YidH family protein is translated as MTSPTDSPGHRFPRAVFARGTEPDARFSLANERTFLAWTRTSLALIAGGVALEALGLDLQPQLRLAASLVLIIVGAVLPLASWIAWAYTERAMREARHLPHPPVGAALAVTLAVAGVLVLLAVLLR
- a CDS encoding adenylosuccinate synthase, yielding MPGIVIVGVQWGDEGKGKATDLLADRTDWVVKFNGGNNAGHTVVVGDEKYALHLLPSGILTPGVTPVIGNGVVIDLEVLFSELEALTARGVDVSRLKVSANAHIITQYHRTLDKVTERFLGKRQIGTTGRGIGPTYADKINRVGIRVQDLFDEGILRQKIEGALDQKNHLLLKVYNRRAITCDEVLEDLLSYTERLRPMVDDTALLLDRALDAGDVVVFEGGQATMLDIDHGTYPFVTSSSATAGGAATGSGVGPNRLDRIVGIVKAYTTRVGAGPFPTELFDESGDWLRSRGFEFGTTTGRPRRVGWYDAPVTRYATRINGITDLVMTKLDILTGLEQIPVCVAYDVGGERFDEVPVNQTDFHHATPIYEYFPGWSEDISGARTFEDLPQTAQDYVIALEKMSNTRISVIGVGAARDAVVVRHDLV